The proteins below are encoded in one region of Ferruginibacter lapsinanis:
- a CDS encoding tetratricopeptide repeat protein, translated as MRLPITILGVLLFLSSCSDTSVEKNSNTADLPLQEKELKNAIEKFPDSLLLKENLIQYYCDNSNYSQAIAEVDKYIKKDTANARLWDIKATLHFQNKDTLNTIKAFEKAIEIFPDPQYIISLGTVYAQTKNPMALAMADALLNAPKANAQTQAFFIKGLYYNYNGDYVQAITFFNTCIQADYTFLDAYTEKTIALFDMGKYAEALKTSEKSVSIQSSYPDGYYWMGRCYEKLNNKNEAIANYKIALQLDDNYIEAKDALGKLGVK; from the coding sequence ATGAGACTACCGATCACTATCCTGGGCGTATTGCTTTTCTTGTCATCCTGCTCTGATACAAGTGTTGAAAAAAACAGTAACACAGCAGACTTGCCTCTACAGGAAAAAGAATTAAAAAATGCCATAGAAAAATTCCCTGACTCCCTTTTATTAAAAGAAAATCTAATTCAATATTACTGCGATAACAGTAATTACTCACAGGCAATTGCAGAAGTAGATAAGTATATAAAAAAAGATACCGCCAATGCCCGTTTATGGGATATCAAGGCCACATTGCATTTTCAAAACAAAGACACTTTAAACACGATCAAAGCTTTTGAAAAAGCAATAGAAATTTTTCCCGATCCGCAATACATCATTTCATTGGGAACTGTTTATGCTCAAACAAAAAATCCGATGGCCTTAGCCATGGCCGATGCACTTTTAAATGCCCCTAAAGCCAATGCACAAACGCAGGCTTTTTTCATAAAAGGGTTGTATTATAACTACAACGGAGATTATGTTCAAGCCATTACCTTCTTCAATACCTGTATTCAGGCCGATTATACATTCCTTGATGCTTATACAGAAAAGACCATTGCTTTATTTGACATGGGTAAATATGCAGAGGCGCTGAAAACTTCCGAAAAATCGGTATCCATTCAAAGCAGCTATCCGGATGGTTATTACTGGATGGGACGTTGTTACGAAAAATTGAATAACAAAAATGAGGCTATCGCTAATTATAAGATAGCGCTGCAACTGGATGATAATTACATAGAAGCTAAAGATGCCCTGGGCAAACTAGGCGTTAAATAA
- a CDS encoding metallophosphoesterase family protein: MKKIGLLSDTHHYMDDIILEHFKDCDEIWHAGDFGTIAIAEKLGSSKPLKGVYGNIDGNDIRSVYPEQLIFMCEDVKVMLRHIGGYPPKYNPETKKELLLHKPQLFISGHSHILKIMYDDKLECLHMNPGAAGKQGWHKVRTIVRFTIDGNNIKDCEVIEL; encoded by the coding sequence TTGAAAAAAATAGGTTTACTATCCGATACACATCATTATATGGATGATATCATATTGGAGCATTTCAAAGACTGTGATGAAATATGGCATGCCGGTGATTTTGGTACTATTGCTATCGCAGAAAAACTGGGCTCTTCTAAACCATTGAAAGGCGTATATGGCAATATTGACGGCAATGACATCAGAAGCGTTTACCCCGAGCAATTAATTTTTATGTGTGAAGATGTAAAAGTTATGCTGAGGCATATAGGTGGTTATCCACCAAAATACAATCCAGAAACCAAGAAAGAATTACTCCTCCACAAACCTCAATTATTTATCAGCGGACATAGTCATATTTTAAAGATAATGTATGACGATAAACTGGAATGTTTGCACATGAACCCGGGTGCCGCCGGCAAACAAGGCTGGCACAAAGTGAGAACCATTGTACGTTTTACTATTGATGGCAACAATATAAAGGATTGTGAAGTAATTGAATTATAA